The Pseudomonadota bacterium genome contains the following window.
CTGACGGCGCCGGGCAAAAGCCCATTCTCCTGGTTGCCGCCATCGCCCTGGTCGATGCCGATGGCCGAGTCCTAATTGCACAACGGCCAAAGGGTAAACATCTCGAAGGTTTATGGGAATTTCCGGGCGGCAAGCTGCGCGACGGCGAAACGCCGGAAGTGGCCCTAATTCGCGAATTGAACGAGGAGTTGGGTATCGATGTCGAGCATACTTGCCTGGCGCCGCTCAGTTTTGCGTCGCATGATTATGAAGAATTTCATCTCCTGATGCCGCTCTATGTTTGCCGCGTTTGGAACGGTATCGCGCGCGGGCGCGAGGGTCAGCAGTTAAAATGGGTGCGGCCGTCCAAACTCACTGACTGGCCGATGCCTCCAGCCGATGCGCCGCTTGTCGCGGCGTTGCGCGATTTGCTGTAGGTACAGCCGGCAAAGAAGGTCCGTTAGTCGGGCACCTGCTGGTCACTCAGCGCCGTCTTCAAGCTGACTTCGCCGGAGCCTGGTTTGAGCGGCTGTTGTTGGCTTTCATGCGGGCACCAGCCGGCGAGATACAGCACTTGAAATGTCGCCGGGATACGGCCGCTGTCGTCGCCGAACATCTGGCGGTAATGCTCAACTGCGGCCAACATGGTGCCCCGGCGTGTGAAGCCCATGCGGCGTTCTCGCAGAACATTGCTCTCTCCCATGCCACGTAGTTCTCGCATCAGGGCGAGCGCATCGGGGTAACTGACATTTATCGTATCGCTGTCGACGACTGGAAGCGCAAAGCCGGCGCGTTGCAAAAGCGCGCCCAGATCGCGAATTTCGACGAAGGGCGCAATTCTCGGGCTAATTCCGCCTTCGACTTCACTTTCCGCCCGGGTCAACGATTGACGGAGTTCAGTCAGGCTGTCACCACCGAAGATGGCGCCAAGAAACAGTCCGTCTGGGCGAAGCGCGCGGCGAATTTGAATAAGCGCCCCCGGCAGGTCATTGACCCAATGGAGACTGAG
Protein-coding sequences here:
- a CDS encoding (deoxy)nucleoside triphosphate pyrophosphohydrolase — its product is MPITAPDGAGQKPILLVAAIALVDADGRVLIAQRPKGKHLEGLWEFPGGKLRDGETPEVALIRELNEELGIDVEHTCLAPLSFASHDYEEFHLLMPLYVCRVWNGIARGREGQQLKWVRPSKLTDWPMPPADAPLVAALRDLL
- a CDS encoding methyltransferase domain-containing protein, with protein sequence MNTATSGSPGGEKGPFDRAQLRRRRDRVAANFAAHSFLAQEVSARLAERLGDIKRRFPLAVELGCRGDCLAAELSGLNGIERLIQCDLSPAMVASSSGSNRVVADEEWLPFAAASLDLVISALSLHWVNDLPGALIQIRRALRPDGLFLGAIFGGDSLTELRQSLTRAESEVEGGISPRIAPFVEIRDLGALLQRAGFALPVVDSDTINVSYPDALALMRELRGMGESNVLRERRMGFTRRGTMLAAVEHYRQMFGDDSGRIPATFQVLYLAGWCPHESQQQPLKPGSGEVSLKTALSDQQVPD